GGCCAGCGCCCCTGGGAGACTCTGTCCTGGCTGCGCGACCCGGTCTTCGAGGACAGCTTCCGCGAGACGGTGATCGCCCGCCGGCCCACCACCTTCACCGCGGTCCGACCATCCGGCACCCGCCTCGACTTCACCCTCCACCCGGGCGACCACGGCATCAGCGTCTCCCTGACACCCGCGGACGCGCTCACGGCCCCGCCCGCCGCCCCGCCCGCCACGGCGGAACAGGGCCCCGGCAGCGCGTCGCGGCCACCGGCCGCCCAGACCCCGTCCCGACGACAGGCCACCGTGCTCGGCGAGCCGGTCGGCGCGACAGCCCTCTACCACCTCACCCATCTCGCGGTCGCCCTCACCGAGGCCGTCGGCGTCAGGGACGTGGCCCGCATCGTCTGCGACCAGCTCATCCCCGGCTTCGGCGCCCAGGGCCTGGTCCTGCTCACCGTGGAGGAGGGCCGGCTGGGCGTCGTCACCCACCGCGGCTACAGCACCGAATTCGTCGAACGGATCGACAACGAACCCGTGAGCGCCTTCGCCCCCCACCGGGAATCCCTGGCCACCGGCAAACCGATCTTCCTCGCCACGTACGCCGAATTCCGCCGCTCCTACCCCGACGCGCCCCGCTTCGCCATGCGCAACGCCTGGGCCTTCCTGCCTCTCATCGCCTCCGGGCGGGCCATGGGCTCCCTCGTCCTGTCCTACGACCGGGCACGGACCTTCCCCCCGTCCGAACGCGCCGTCCTCACCTCGTTGTCCGGCCTGATCGCCCAGGCCCTGGACCGCGCCCGCCTCTACGACGCCAAGCAGACACTCACCCGCGCCCTCCAGACCGGCCTGCTGCCCCACTCCCTGCCCCACGCCCCCGGCGTGGACGTCGTGGCGCGCTACCTGCCCGCCGGTCCCGACACGGACATCGGCGGCGACTTCTACGACCTCATCCACAGCACGTCCGCACCCGCCACCGTCTCCGCCGTCATCGGTGACGTCGAAGGCCACAACGTGCACGCCGCCGCCCTCATGGGACAGATACGCATCGCCATCCACGCCCTCGCCACGGCGGGCACCCCGCCCGGCGCCGTTCTCGCCCGGACGAACCGCCTGCTGACCGACCTCGAACCCGGCCTCTTCACCAGCTGCCTCATCGCCCACCTCGACCCGCTCCGCCACCGCGCCCGCCTCGCCACCGCCGGACACCCCCCGGCCCTGCTGCGCCACCCCGACGGCCACACCGACATCCTCGACCTGGCGCCGGGACTGCTGCTCGGCATCGACCCCGGCGGCGAGTACCCCACCACCGAGGTCCCCTTCCCGCCCGGCAGCCTGCTCGTCCTCTACACGGACGGACTCGTCGAAGTCCCCGGCACCGACATCGAGGACACCACCCGGAGCCTCGCCCAGCAGGTCGCCCGGGC
Above is a window of Streptomyces sp. NBC_01498 DNA encoding:
- a CDS encoding PP2C family protein-serine/threonine phosphatase; protein product: MERPVSASTDGRAWIQQLEDTLAEAMGRTGSPVSLVYMLPQGEQVLRLVLLGGLPWDLAAPWARVPLETATPVADAVREERLVWLGGQEEIARHYPQLGMLLPYDFVLASAPVTGGPIRGGIVLAWPVWHRPEPSEEEREAIALCSRRVGQVLGHAVTGRTSLHFDKPRIMAPTRPPDPDPTQARAAYEFAERLPTGCCALDLDGRVTFYNPAALDLVGGGGTLVLGQRPWETLSWLRDPVFEDSFRETVIARRPTTFTAVRPSGTRLDFTLHPGDHGISVSLTPADALTAPPAAPPATAEQGPGSASRPPAAQTPSRRQATVLGEPVGATALYHLTHLAVALTEAVGVRDVARIVCDQLIPGFGAQGLVLLTVEEGRLGVVTHRGYSTEFVERIDNEPVSAFAPHRESLATGKPIFLATYAEFRRSYPDAPRFAMRNAWAFLPLIASGRAMGSLVLSYDRARTFPPSERAVLTSLSGLIAQALDRARLYDAKQTLTRALQTGLLPHSLPHAPGVDVVARYLPAGPDTDIGGDFYDLIHSTSAPATVSAVIGDVEGHNVHAAALMGQIRIAIHALATAGTPPGAVLARTNRLLTDLEPGLFTSCLIAHLDPLRHRARLATAGHPPALLRHPDGHTDILDLAPGLLLGIDPGGEYPTTEVPFPPGSLLVLYTDGLVEVPGTDIEDTTRSLAQQVARADTGNLDELADALVRRAKQAVPRHDDIALLLIRSHPAPGTDTRR